In a single window of the Prinia subflava isolate CZ2003 ecotype Zambia chromosome 3, Cam_Psub_1.2, whole genome shotgun sequence genome:
- the LOC134548578 gene encoding homeobox protein NANOG-like, with the protein MCAQLALPPRPALPGAAALRYLGLCWGAPGPAGQGPAAAGPAGIAAAGQSPEAAGSRHTAEVSPASSSSGNFSQFTPDSATSPHSSSLSPQPTAKSQKGREYGVEGMRRTKSRTAFSKEQLQTLHQRFQSQKYLSPQQIRELAVALGLTYKQVKTWFQNRRMKLKRCQKHSLWSERAQCLTQSAFQTGTYLDVHPKFHQGYPLTAAGNIQTVPAPCQHYGAGQNAYTIMSSEDGGVFGKGPGGTCSVQQTVGFIAQHKVDFYHSYPGSVEYPGSKTGDGCNFHHSATMGTSFPTTAGHHLYHS; encoded by the exons ATGTGCGCACAGCTGGCGCTGCCCCcgcggccggcgctgcccggcgccGCGGCCCTGCGCtacctggggctctgctggggcgcgccgggcccggcgggacagggccccgccgccgccgggcccgcGGGAATCGCCGCGGCCGGGCAGTCCCcggaggcagcagggagcaggcacaCAGCAG aagtaTCCCCAGCTTCATCCAGTTCTGGGAATTTCAGCCAATTCACACCAGATTCAGCCACCAGTCCACACTCGTCATCCTTGTCCCCACAGCCTACAGCTAAGTCTCAGAAGGGCAGGGAATATGGCGTGGAAGGAATGAGGAGAACCAAGAGCCGTACAGCTTTCTCCAAGGAGCAGCTACAAACCCTGCACCAGCGCTTCCAGAGCCAGAAGTACCTCAGCCCCCAGCAGATCCGGGAGCTGGCTGTTGCCCTGGGGCTCACCTACAAGCAG GTGAAGACTTGGTTCCAGAACAGGAGGATGAAGCTGAAAAGGTGCCAGAAGCACAGCCTGTGGAGCGAACGGGCTCAGTGCCTGACGCAA AGTGCCTTCCAGACCGGTACTTACCTGGACGTGCACCCCAAATTCCACCAGGGCTACCCCCTCACTGCAGCTGGCAACATCCAAACCGTGCCTGCCCCCTGTCAGCACTATGGAGCAGGGCAGAACGCTTACACAATCATGAGCAGCGAGGACGGAGGAGTCTTCGGCAAAGGCCCCGGGGGTACCTGCAGTGTCCAGCAGACAGTGGGCTTCATTGCCCAGCACAAAGTAGACTTTTACCACAGCTATCCTGGCAGTGTGGAATATCCAGGCTCAAAGACAGGCGATGGCTGTAATTTTCACCACTCAGCCACTATGGGGACGTCTTTCCCAACCACTGCTGGCCATCATCTTTATCATTCCTAA
- the LOC134548579 gene encoding homeobox protein NANOG-like has protein sequence MLGAGGPGPAMSAHLATPPYAPYAGAARYGDYCWFSAGSMDGVPAEEPPAQDALSLPAAKTPSPSVDSPASSSSGTLTQYYTPDSATSPTAAGSPSSHSSQPKAKAQGKGVGKTGKSRTAFSQEQLKALHQRFQSQKYLSPQQIRELAAALELTYKQVKTWFQNQRMKFKRCQKESQWADKGMCLPQNGVPQAAYLDIAPFHQVFPVGAGRNFQAVPNVHQAYSSGQTYGNGQNLYSFMSVEDEGLFGKGGTSCNTQQTMGLLSQQMNFYHSYFDNIDYVSVEAEDPFNFPSTSDTVTPFSSSPAQNQCQLPWHPMGTQSGYESQV, from the exons ATGCTCGGGGCTGGCGGACCCGGCCCGGCCATGAGCGCCCATCTGGCCACGCCGCCCTACGCGCCCTACGCCGGCGCGGCCAGGTATGGGGACTACTGCTGGTTCTCCGCAGGCAGCATGGACGGCGTGCCCGCCGAGGAGCCTCCGGCGCAGGACGCGCTCTCCCTGCCCGCGGCCAAGACGCCCAGTCCCTCAG TTGACTCCCCAgcttcctccagctctgggacGCTCACCCAGTACTACACCCCCGACTCCGCCACCAGCCCCACGGCCGCAGGGAGCCCGTCTTCCCACTCCTCCCAGCCGAAGGCCAAGGCGCAGGGCAAGGGTGTGGGGAAGACGGGCAAGAGCCGCACAGCCTTCTcgcaggagcagctgaaggccCTGCACCAGCGCTTCCAGAGCCAGAAGTACCTCAGCCCCCAGCAGATCCGGGAGCTGGCTGCCGCCCTTGAGCTCACCTACAAGCAG GTGAAAACGTGGTTTCAGAATCAACGGATGAAATTTAAGCGTTGCCAAAAGGAAAGCCAGTGGGCGGATAAAGGGATGTGTCTACCTCAG AATGGGGTTCCTCAGGCTGCATACCTGGACATAGCACCGTTCCACCAGGTCTTCCCTGTCGGCGCGGGAAGGAACTTCCAGGCTGTGCCCAACGTGCACCAGGCTTACAGCAGCGGACAGACTTACGGGAACGGGCAGAACCTGTACTCCTTCATGTCTGTGGAGGATGAGGGGCTCTTTGGAAAAGGTGGGACAAGCTGCAACACCCAGCAAACCATGGGTTTATTAAGCCAGCAAATGAACTTCTATCACAGCTACTTTGACAATATAGATTATGTCAGTGTAGAGGCAGAAGACCCCTTCAACTTCCCGAGCACCTCTGACACTGTCACACcattttccagctctcctgcacaGAATCAATGCCAGTTACCTTGGCATCCCATGGGGACCCAGAGTGGGTATGAGTCtcaagtttaa